One segment of Triticum aestivum cultivar Chinese Spring chromosome 2A, IWGSC CS RefSeq v2.1, whole genome shotgun sequence DNA contains the following:
- the LOC123184132 gene encoding zinc finger protein ZAT5 — MGEDAGDGYGTPPAALAAIVVKGKRSKRRRVHAAAEAEVTAVTTASAAGEVASSSSSVADGGGWRSGADEAASGCVTEEEEDMALCLMLLARGGGGQGSRAGPSSSSSSVVVRDDVAVATAREGKFRSRRPADGGEGEFVYECRTCGKCFPSFQALGGHRTSHKKPRLPLPLPPTTATTASSEEKMKLPPQAAEEKTPPPSPAAAVDRTVLAIPVPATPPKQEATATGVSSKQQGQGRVHECSICGAEFGSGQALGGHMRRHRPLLPASASVSSTDDVAAVLVIRKEKSLLELDLNMPAPCDDAATATSPGSFTFAVKERPSVPAALLPFRAPASALVDCHF, encoded by the coding sequence ATGGGGGAGGACGCCGGCGATGGCTACGGCACGCCACCGGCCGCGCTTGCGGCCATCGTCGTCAAGGGCAAGCGCAGCAAGCGGCGCCGCGTGCACGCGGCCGCCGAGGCCGAGGTGACCGCGGTCACCACGGCCAGCGCCGCGGGAgaggtggcgtcgtcctcctcctcggtggcgGACGGTGGCGGGTGGCGGTCTGGCGCGGACGAGGCGGCCTCCGGGTGCgtcaccgaggaggaggaggacatggcgcTCTGCCTCATGCTCCTCGCGCGCGGCGGTGGCGGCCAGGGAAGCCGGGCCGggccgtcgtcctcctcctcgtcggtgGTGGTGAGGGACGACGTCGCGGTGGCCACGGCGAGGGAGGGCAAGTTCCGGAGCCGGCGcccggcggacggcggcgagggggagtTCGTGTACGAGTGCCGGACGTGCGGCAAGTGCTTCCCGTCCTTCCAGGCGCTCGGCGGGCACCGCACCAGCCACAAGAAGCCGCGCCTCCCGCTTCCGCTCCCGCCCACCACGGCCACGACGGCGTCGTCCGAGGAGAAGATGAAGCTGCCGCCGCAGGCCGCCGAGGAGAAgacgccaccgccgtcgccggccGCTGCCGTTGATCGGACGGTGCTGGCGATCCCGGTCCCGGCGACGCCGCCCAAGCAAGAAGCTACGGCGACCGGCGTGTCGTCCAAGCAGCAGGGGCAGGGGAGGGTGCACGAGTGCTCCATCTGCGGCGCGGAGTTCGGGTCCGGGCAGGCGCTGGGCGGGCACATGCGGCGGCACCGCCCGCTCCTGCCGGCGTCGGCGTCCGTCTCTTCCACGGACGACGTGGCGGCGGTGCTGGTGATCAGGAAGGAGAAGAGCCTCCTGGAGCTGGATCTCAACATGCCGGCGCCCTGCGACGACGCCGCGACCGCGACATCGCCGGGCTCCTTCACGTTCGCCGTGAAGGAGCGGCCGTCTGTGCCGGCGGCGCTGCTGCCGTTCCGGGCGCCGGCGTCGGCCCTGGTGGACTGCCATTTCTAG
- the LOC123186887 gene encoding polycomb group protein EMF2B isoform X1, translating into MSGLMSLGLYGVPCEFCWNNGFSYPRSTEQTCGQKSRAQLSPDDELSAKESLALYCKPVELYNIIRQRAIKKPPSLQRCLRYKIEAKRKKRIQISVSISGSTNTRLPAHGIFPLHVLLARSSNDAPGEGHSPMYRFSRACVLTSFCESGDSGHTEATFTIPNMKSLSTSQVRSLDIILISRGQGGQNLSENCSENHAEYSSPQKLGGQCFWGKIPIDSLGSSLDSVTLSLGHTVELTSEISMNPGFIEPSLLEHDSCLTFCSLKANATGSYKLKASIDVQEAGARDMRLSPYNIYSYDDVPQSLLPKIIRLRTGNVLFNYKYYKNLYKSEVTEDFTCSFCLVPCGSFKGLECHLTSSHDLFRYEFWVCYPLKSPLQNPFQSHCLIISSFFLSTQVSKEYQAVNVSLKIDTRREELLTVAGNDPGSRVFFYRFKRCKISETTTDKTKDVYPHITELGSAGMTVPVDQDIVEPRSPRNTVPPPAQTTESGSSKDAQDGSVVDYVPKENGINVPERTALQSDRARKLLVDLDDPSHALLKKREFFHSQKAQRMELDVLYSDHDSEDELDHDIADFEDRTLLGGFSDVAEEEKRIMHMWNSFKRRQRILADGHVPWACEAFTHQHGQELVQNPRLRWCWRVLMIKLWNHGLLNGRTMNICNKHLEVLESQRADPKQS; encoded by the exons ATGTCAGGTCTGATGTCCTTGGGTTTATATGGGGTTCCATGTGAGTTTTGCTG GAACAATGGGTTCAGTTACCCCAGGTCCACAGAACAGACGTGTGGTCAGAAGTCAAGAGCTCAGCTATCTCCAGATGATGAACTTTCCGCTAAGGAAAGTTTAGCATTATACTGCAAGCCAGTTGAGCTGTACAATATTATTCGACAAAGAGCCATTAAAAAG CCCCCTTCGCTTCAAAGATGCCTTCGGTATAAGATAGAAGCAAAACGAAAAAAGAG GATTCAGATATCAGTATCGATTTCTGGAAGCACAAATACTCGATTGCCAGCACATGGTATCTTTCCTCTCCATGTTCTGTTAGCTAGATCTAGTAATGATGCTCCAGGTGAAGGG CATTCTCCAATGTATCGGTTCAGCCGGGCTTGTGTCCTGACTTCCTTCTGTGAATCTGGAGACAGTGGCCACACTGAAGCCACATTCACCATCCCCAATATGAAGAGTTTATCAACCTCCCAAGTTCGCAGCCTTGACATTATCCTTATTAGCCGTG GCCAAGGTGGGCAAAATCTTAGTGAAAACTGCTCAGAGAACCATGCGGAGTATTCTTCTCCTCAAA AGCTTGGAGGCCAATGTTTCTGGGGTAAAATACCAATTGATTCACTTGGTTCGTCTCTGGATTCTGTAACTTTAAGTTTGGGGCATACTGTGGAATTAACTTCAGAAATAAGTATGAACCCAGGTTTCATAGAG CCATCACTTCTTGAGCATGACAGTTGTTTGACATTTTGTTCTCTAAAGGCAAATGCTACA GGTTCATATAAACTAAAAGCAAGCATAGATGTACAAGAGGCTGGTGCAAGAGACATGCGTTTATCTCCTTACAATATTTACTCATATGATGATGTCCCACAGTCGTTACTACCAAAAATCATAAG GTTACGAACAGGCAATGTGCTCTTTAACTACAAGTACTACAAAAATTTGTACAAAAGCGAAg TTACAGAAGACTTTACTTGCTCTTTTTGCTTGGTACCATGTGGAAGCTTCAAG GGTCTGGAATGCCATTTAACCTCGTCGCATGACCTATTCCGCTACGAGTTCTGGGTTTGTTATCCTCTGAAATCTCCATTGCAAAATCCTTTTCAATCGCACTGTTTGATAATTAGCTCTTTTTTCTTATCGACACAGGTATCTAAAGAGTACCAAGCTGTTAATGTTAGTCTGAAGATTGATACCAGGAGAGAAGAG CTTCTGACTGTTGCAGGAAATGATCCAGGCAGTAGAGTATTTTTCTACCG GTTTAAAAGGTGTAAAATATCAGAAACGACAACTGATAAGACGAAGGATGTATATCCACATATCACGGAATTAGGATCAGCTGGAATGACTGTGCCTGTGGACCAAGATATTGTGGAACCAAGATCACCACGAAATACAGTTCCTCCACCTGCACAAACGACTGAATCAGGATCGTCGAAAGATGCCCAGGACGGGTCTGTGGTGGATTATGTCCCAAAGGAAAATG GAATCAATGTACCAGAACGAACAGCTCTACAGTCTGATAGGGCAAGGAAGCTCCTGGTTGATCTAGATGACCCCAG TCATGCGCTGCTGAAAAAACGTGAGTTCTTCCATTCTCAGAAGGCACAG AGAATGGAGCTGGATGTACTTTACTCAGATCATGACAGTGAAGACGAACTTGATCATGACATCGCTGACTTCGAAGATAGGACG CTGCTTGGTGGTTTTTCTGATGTTGCAGAAGAGGAGAAGCGTATCATGCATATGTGGAATTCGTTTAAGCGGAGACAGAG GATATTAGCTGATGGTCATGTACCTTGGGCTTGCGAGGCATTCACCCATCAGCATGGACAGGAACTCGTGCAGAACCCTAGACTACGATG GTGCTGGCGGGTCCTTATGATCAAGCTCTGGAACCACGGCCTGCTGAACGGCCGCACCATGAACATCTGCAACAAAcatcttgaggtcttggaaagccaACGCGCGGACCCCAAGCAATCTTGA
- the LOC123186887 gene encoding polycomb group protein EMF2B isoform X5, with protein sequence MPGLALPNHDAANNGFSYPRSTEQTCGQKSRAQLSPDDELSAKESLALYCKPVELYNIIRQRAIKKPPSLQRCLRYKIEAKRKKRIQISVSISGSTNTRLPAHGIFPLHVLLARSSNDAPGEGHSPMYRFSRACVLTSFCESGDSGHTEATFTIPNMKSLSTSQVRSLDIILISRGQGGQNLSENCSENHAEYSSPQKLGGQCFWGKIPIDSLGSSLDSVTLSLGHTVELTSEISMNPGFIEPSLLEHDSCLTFCSLKANATGSYKLKASIDVQEAGARDMRLSPYNIYSYDDVPQSLLPKIIRLRTGNVLFNYKYYKNLYKSEVTEDFTCSFCLVPCGSFKGLECHLTSSHDLFRYEFWVSKEYQAVNVSLKIDTRREELLTVAGNDPGSRVFFYRSSRFKRCKISETTTDKTKDVYPHITELGSAGMTVPVDQDIVEPRSPRNTVPPPAQTTESGSSKDAQDGSVVDYVPKENGINVPERTALQSDRARKLLVDLDDPSHALLKKREFFHSQKAQRMELDVLYSDHDSEDELDHDIADFEDRTLLGGFSDVAEEEKRIMHMWNSFKRRQRILADGHVPWACEAFTHQHGQELVQNPRLRWCWRVLMIKLWNHGLLNGRTMNICNKHLEVLESQRADPKQS encoded by the exons ATGCCTGGTCTAGCTTTACCTAATCATGATGCAGC GAACAATGGGTTCAGTTACCCCAGGTCCACAGAACAGACGTGTGGTCAGAAGTCAAGAGCTCAGCTATCTCCAGATGATGAACTTTCCGCTAAGGAAAGTTTAGCATTATACTGCAAGCCAGTTGAGCTGTACAATATTATTCGACAAAGAGCCATTAAAAAG CCCCCTTCGCTTCAAAGATGCCTTCGGTATAAGATAGAAGCAAAACGAAAAAAGAG GATTCAGATATCAGTATCGATTTCTGGAAGCACAAATACTCGATTGCCAGCACATGGTATCTTTCCTCTCCATGTTCTGTTAGCTAGATCTAGTAATGATGCTCCAGGTGAAGGG CATTCTCCAATGTATCGGTTCAGCCGGGCTTGTGTCCTGACTTCCTTCTGTGAATCTGGAGACAGTGGCCACACTGAAGCCACATTCACCATCCCCAATATGAAGAGTTTATCAACCTCCCAAGTTCGCAGCCTTGACATTATCCTTATTAGCCGTG GCCAAGGTGGGCAAAATCTTAGTGAAAACTGCTCAGAGAACCATGCGGAGTATTCTTCTCCTCAAA AGCTTGGAGGCCAATGTTTCTGGGGTAAAATACCAATTGATTCACTTGGTTCGTCTCTGGATTCTGTAACTTTAAGTTTGGGGCATACTGTGGAATTAACTTCAGAAATAAGTATGAACCCAGGTTTCATAGAG CCATCACTTCTTGAGCATGACAGTTGTTTGACATTTTGTTCTCTAAAGGCAAATGCTACA GGTTCATATAAACTAAAAGCAAGCATAGATGTACAAGAGGCTGGTGCAAGAGACATGCGTTTATCTCCTTACAATATTTACTCATATGATGATGTCCCACAGTCGTTACTACCAAAAATCATAAG GTTACGAACAGGCAATGTGCTCTTTAACTACAAGTACTACAAAAATTTGTACAAAAGCGAAg TTACAGAAGACTTTACTTGCTCTTTTTGCTTGGTACCATGTGGAAGCTTCAAG GGTCTGGAATGCCATTTAACCTCGTCGCATGACCTATTCCGCTACGAGTTCTGG GTATCTAAAGAGTACCAAGCTGTTAATGTTAGTCTGAAGATTGATACCAGGAGAGAAGAG CTTCTGACTGTTGCAGGAAATGATCCAGGCAGTAGAGTATTTTTCTACCG ATCATCAAGGTTTAAAAGGTGTAAAATATCAGAAACGACAACTGATAAGACGAAGGATGTATATCCACATATCACGGAATTAGGATCAGCTGGAATGACTGTGCCTGTGGACCAAGATATTGTGGAACCAAGATCACCACGAAATACAGTTCCTCCACCTGCACAAACGACTGAATCAGGATCGTCGAAAGATGCCCAGGACGGGTCTGTGGTGGATTATGTCCCAAAGGAAAATG GAATCAATGTACCAGAACGAACAGCTCTACAGTCTGATAGGGCAAGGAAGCTCCTGGTTGATCTAGATGACCCCAG TCATGCGCTGCTGAAAAAACGTGAGTTCTTCCATTCTCAGAAGGCACAG AGAATGGAGCTGGATGTACTTTACTCAGATCATGACAGTGAAGACGAACTTGATCATGACATCGCTGACTTCGAAGATAGGACG CTGCTTGGTGGTTTTTCTGATGTTGCAGAAGAGGAGAAGCGTATCATGCATATGTGGAATTCGTTTAAGCGGAGACAGAG GATATTAGCTGATGGTCATGTACCTTGGGCTTGCGAGGCATTCACCCATCAGCATGGACAGGAACTCGTGCAGAACCCTAGACTACGATG GTGCTGGCGGGTCCTTATGATCAAGCTCTGGAACCACGGCCTGCTGAACGGCCGCACCATGAACATCTGCAACAAAcatcttgaggtcttggaaagccaACGCGCGGACCCCAAGCAATCTTGA
- the LOC123186887 gene encoding polycomb group protein EMF2B isoform X2: MPGLALPNHDAANNGFSYPRSTEQTCGQKSRAQLSPDDELSAKESLALYCKPVELYNIIRQRAIKKPPSLQRCLRYKIEAKRKKRIQISVSISGSTNTRLPAHGIFPLHVLLARSSNDAPGEGHSPMYRFSRACVLTSFCESGDSGHTEATFTIPNMKSLSTSQVRSLDIILISRGQGGQNLSENCSENHAEYSSPQKLGGQCFWGKIPIDSLGSSLDSVTLSLGHTVELTSEISMNPGFIEPSLLEHDSCLTFCSLKANATGSYKLKASIDVQEAGARDMRLSPYNIYSYDDVPQSLLPKIIRLRTGNVLFNYKYYKNLYKSEVTEDFTCSFCLVPCGSFKGLECHLTSSHDLFRYEFWVCYPLKSPLQNPFQSHCLIISSFFLSTQVSKEYQAVNVSLKIDTRREELLTVAGNDPGSRVFFYRFKRCKISETTTDKTKDVYPHITELGSAGMTVPVDQDIVEPRSPRNTVPPPAQTTESGSSKDAQDGSVVDYVPKENGINVPERTALQSDRARKLLVDLDDPSHALLKKREFFHSQKAQRMELDVLYSDHDSEDELDHDIADFEDRTLLGGFSDVAEEEKRIMHMWNSFKRRQRILADGHVPWACEAFTHQHGQELVQNPRLRWCWRVLMIKLWNHGLLNGRTMNICNKHLEVLESQRADPKQS, from the exons ATGCCTGGTCTAGCTTTACCTAATCATGATGCAGC GAACAATGGGTTCAGTTACCCCAGGTCCACAGAACAGACGTGTGGTCAGAAGTCAAGAGCTCAGCTATCTCCAGATGATGAACTTTCCGCTAAGGAAAGTTTAGCATTATACTGCAAGCCAGTTGAGCTGTACAATATTATTCGACAAAGAGCCATTAAAAAG CCCCCTTCGCTTCAAAGATGCCTTCGGTATAAGATAGAAGCAAAACGAAAAAAGAG GATTCAGATATCAGTATCGATTTCTGGAAGCACAAATACTCGATTGCCAGCACATGGTATCTTTCCTCTCCATGTTCTGTTAGCTAGATCTAGTAATGATGCTCCAGGTGAAGGG CATTCTCCAATGTATCGGTTCAGCCGGGCTTGTGTCCTGACTTCCTTCTGTGAATCTGGAGACAGTGGCCACACTGAAGCCACATTCACCATCCCCAATATGAAGAGTTTATCAACCTCCCAAGTTCGCAGCCTTGACATTATCCTTATTAGCCGTG GCCAAGGTGGGCAAAATCTTAGTGAAAACTGCTCAGAGAACCATGCGGAGTATTCTTCTCCTCAAA AGCTTGGAGGCCAATGTTTCTGGGGTAAAATACCAATTGATTCACTTGGTTCGTCTCTGGATTCTGTAACTTTAAGTTTGGGGCATACTGTGGAATTAACTTCAGAAATAAGTATGAACCCAGGTTTCATAGAG CCATCACTTCTTGAGCATGACAGTTGTTTGACATTTTGTTCTCTAAAGGCAAATGCTACA GGTTCATATAAACTAAAAGCAAGCATAGATGTACAAGAGGCTGGTGCAAGAGACATGCGTTTATCTCCTTACAATATTTACTCATATGATGATGTCCCACAGTCGTTACTACCAAAAATCATAAG GTTACGAACAGGCAATGTGCTCTTTAACTACAAGTACTACAAAAATTTGTACAAAAGCGAAg TTACAGAAGACTTTACTTGCTCTTTTTGCTTGGTACCATGTGGAAGCTTCAAG GGTCTGGAATGCCATTTAACCTCGTCGCATGACCTATTCCGCTACGAGTTCTGGGTTTGTTATCCTCTGAAATCTCCATTGCAAAATCCTTTTCAATCGCACTGTTTGATAATTAGCTCTTTTTTCTTATCGACACAGGTATCTAAAGAGTACCAAGCTGTTAATGTTAGTCTGAAGATTGATACCAGGAGAGAAGAG CTTCTGACTGTTGCAGGAAATGATCCAGGCAGTAGAGTATTTTTCTACCG GTTTAAAAGGTGTAAAATATCAGAAACGACAACTGATAAGACGAAGGATGTATATCCACATATCACGGAATTAGGATCAGCTGGAATGACTGTGCCTGTGGACCAAGATATTGTGGAACCAAGATCACCACGAAATACAGTTCCTCCACCTGCACAAACGACTGAATCAGGATCGTCGAAAGATGCCCAGGACGGGTCTGTGGTGGATTATGTCCCAAAGGAAAATG GAATCAATGTACCAGAACGAACAGCTCTACAGTCTGATAGGGCAAGGAAGCTCCTGGTTGATCTAGATGACCCCAG TCATGCGCTGCTGAAAAAACGTGAGTTCTTCCATTCTCAGAAGGCACAG AGAATGGAGCTGGATGTACTTTACTCAGATCATGACAGTGAAGACGAACTTGATCATGACATCGCTGACTTCGAAGATAGGACG CTGCTTGGTGGTTTTTCTGATGTTGCAGAAGAGGAGAAGCGTATCATGCATATGTGGAATTCGTTTAAGCGGAGACAGAG GATATTAGCTGATGGTCATGTACCTTGGGCTTGCGAGGCATTCACCCATCAGCATGGACAGGAACTCGTGCAGAACCCTAGACTACGATG GTGCTGGCGGGTCCTTATGATCAAGCTCTGGAACCACGGCCTGCTGAACGGCCGCACCATGAACATCTGCAACAAAcatcttgaggtcttggaaagccaACGCGCGGACCCCAAGCAATCTTGA
- the LOC123186887 gene encoding polycomb group protein EMF2B isoform X4 — MSGLMSLGLYGVPCEFCWNNGFSYPRSTEQTCGQKSRAQLSPDDELSAKESLALYCKPVELYNIIRQRAIKKPPSLQRCLRYKIEAKRKKRIQISVSISGSTNTRLPAHGIFPLHVLLARSSNDAPGEGHSPMYRFSRACVLTSFCESGDSGHTEATFTIPNMKSLSTSQVRSLDIILISRGQGGQNLSENCSENHAEYSSPQKLGGQCFWGKIPIDSLGSSLDSVTLSLGHTVELTSEISMNPGFIEPSLLEHDSCLTFCSLKANATGSYKLKASIDVQEAGARDMRLSPYNIYSYDDVPQSLLPKIIRLRTGNVLFNYKYYKNLYKSEVTEDFTCSFCLVPCGSFKGLECHLTSSHDLFRYEFWVSKEYQAVNVSLKIDTRREELLTVAGNDPGSRVFFYRFKRCKISETTTDKTKDVYPHITELGSAGMTVPVDQDIVEPRSPRNTVPPPAQTTESGSSKDAQDGSVVDYVPKENGINVPERTALQSDRARKLLVDLDDPSHALLKKREFFHSQKAQRMELDVLYSDHDSEDELDHDIADFEDRTLLGGFSDVAEEEKRIMHMWNSFKRRQRILADGHVPWACEAFTHQHGQELVQNPRLRWCWRVLMIKLWNHGLLNGRTMNICNKHLEVLESQRADPKQS; from the exons ATGTCAGGTCTGATGTCCTTGGGTTTATATGGGGTTCCATGTGAGTTTTGCTG GAACAATGGGTTCAGTTACCCCAGGTCCACAGAACAGACGTGTGGTCAGAAGTCAAGAGCTCAGCTATCTCCAGATGATGAACTTTCCGCTAAGGAAAGTTTAGCATTATACTGCAAGCCAGTTGAGCTGTACAATATTATTCGACAAAGAGCCATTAAAAAG CCCCCTTCGCTTCAAAGATGCCTTCGGTATAAGATAGAAGCAAAACGAAAAAAGAG GATTCAGATATCAGTATCGATTTCTGGAAGCACAAATACTCGATTGCCAGCACATGGTATCTTTCCTCTCCATGTTCTGTTAGCTAGATCTAGTAATGATGCTCCAGGTGAAGGG CATTCTCCAATGTATCGGTTCAGCCGGGCTTGTGTCCTGACTTCCTTCTGTGAATCTGGAGACAGTGGCCACACTGAAGCCACATTCACCATCCCCAATATGAAGAGTTTATCAACCTCCCAAGTTCGCAGCCTTGACATTATCCTTATTAGCCGTG GCCAAGGTGGGCAAAATCTTAGTGAAAACTGCTCAGAGAACCATGCGGAGTATTCTTCTCCTCAAA AGCTTGGAGGCCAATGTTTCTGGGGTAAAATACCAATTGATTCACTTGGTTCGTCTCTGGATTCTGTAACTTTAAGTTTGGGGCATACTGTGGAATTAACTTCAGAAATAAGTATGAACCCAGGTTTCATAGAG CCATCACTTCTTGAGCATGACAGTTGTTTGACATTTTGTTCTCTAAAGGCAAATGCTACA GGTTCATATAAACTAAAAGCAAGCATAGATGTACAAGAGGCTGGTGCAAGAGACATGCGTTTATCTCCTTACAATATTTACTCATATGATGATGTCCCACAGTCGTTACTACCAAAAATCATAAG GTTACGAACAGGCAATGTGCTCTTTAACTACAAGTACTACAAAAATTTGTACAAAAGCGAAg TTACAGAAGACTTTACTTGCTCTTTTTGCTTGGTACCATGTGGAAGCTTCAAG GGTCTGGAATGCCATTTAACCTCGTCGCATGACCTATTCCGCTACGAGTTCTGG GTATCTAAAGAGTACCAAGCTGTTAATGTTAGTCTGAAGATTGATACCAGGAGAGAAGAG CTTCTGACTGTTGCAGGAAATGATCCAGGCAGTAGAGTATTTTTCTACCG GTTTAAAAGGTGTAAAATATCAGAAACGACAACTGATAAGACGAAGGATGTATATCCACATATCACGGAATTAGGATCAGCTGGAATGACTGTGCCTGTGGACCAAGATATTGTGGAACCAAGATCACCACGAAATACAGTTCCTCCACCTGCACAAACGACTGAATCAGGATCGTCGAAAGATGCCCAGGACGGGTCTGTGGTGGATTATGTCCCAAAGGAAAATG GAATCAATGTACCAGAACGAACAGCTCTACAGTCTGATAGGGCAAGGAAGCTCCTGGTTGATCTAGATGACCCCAG TCATGCGCTGCTGAAAAAACGTGAGTTCTTCCATTCTCAGAAGGCACAG AGAATGGAGCTGGATGTACTTTACTCAGATCATGACAGTGAAGACGAACTTGATCATGACATCGCTGACTTCGAAGATAGGACG CTGCTTGGTGGTTTTTCTGATGTTGCAGAAGAGGAGAAGCGTATCATGCATATGTGGAATTCGTTTAAGCGGAGACAGAG GATATTAGCTGATGGTCATGTACCTTGGGCTTGCGAGGCATTCACCCATCAGCATGGACAGGAACTCGTGCAGAACCCTAGACTACGATG GTGCTGGCGGGTCCTTATGATCAAGCTCTGGAACCACGGCCTGCTGAACGGCCGCACCATGAACATCTGCAACAAAcatcttgaggtcttggaaagccaACGCGCGGACCCCAAGCAATCTTGA
- the LOC123186887 gene encoding polycomb group protein EMF2B isoform X3 → MSGLMSLGLYGVPCEFCWNNGFSYPRSTEQTCGQKSRAQLSPDDELSAKESLALYCKPVELYNIIRQRAIKKPPSLQRCLRYKIEAKRKKRIQISVSISGSTNTRLPAHGIFPLHVLLARSSNDAPGEGHSPMYRFSRACVLTSFCESGDSGHTEATFTIPNMKSLSTSQVRSLDIILISRGQGGQNLSENCSENHAEYSSPQKLGGQCFWGKIPIDSLGSSLDSVTLSLGHTVELTSEISMNPGFIEPSLLEHDSCLTFCSLKANATGSYKLKASIDVQEAGARDMRLSPYNIYSYDDVPQSLLPKIIRLRTGNVLFNYKYYKNLYKSEVTEDFTCSFCLVPCGSFKGLECHLTSSHDLFRYEFWVSKEYQAVNVSLKIDTRREELLTVAGNDPGSRVFFYRSSRFKRCKISETTTDKTKDVYPHITELGSAGMTVPVDQDIVEPRSPRNTVPPPAQTTESGSSKDAQDGSVVDYVPKENGINVPERTALQSDRARKLLVDLDDPSHALLKKREFFHSQKAQRMELDVLYSDHDSEDELDHDIADFEDRTLLGGFSDVAEEEKRIMHMWNSFKRRQRILADGHVPWACEAFTHQHGQELVQNPRLRWCWRVLMIKLWNHGLLNGRTMNICNKHLEVLESQRADPKQS, encoded by the exons ATGTCAGGTCTGATGTCCTTGGGTTTATATGGGGTTCCATGTGAGTTTTGCTG GAACAATGGGTTCAGTTACCCCAGGTCCACAGAACAGACGTGTGGTCAGAAGTCAAGAGCTCAGCTATCTCCAGATGATGAACTTTCCGCTAAGGAAAGTTTAGCATTATACTGCAAGCCAGTTGAGCTGTACAATATTATTCGACAAAGAGCCATTAAAAAG CCCCCTTCGCTTCAAAGATGCCTTCGGTATAAGATAGAAGCAAAACGAAAAAAGAG GATTCAGATATCAGTATCGATTTCTGGAAGCACAAATACTCGATTGCCAGCACATGGTATCTTTCCTCTCCATGTTCTGTTAGCTAGATCTAGTAATGATGCTCCAGGTGAAGGG CATTCTCCAATGTATCGGTTCAGCCGGGCTTGTGTCCTGACTTCCTTCTGTGAATCTGGAGACAGTGGCCACACTGAAGCCACATTCACCATCCCCAATATGAAGAGTTTATCAACCTCCCAAGTTCGCAGCCTTGACATTATCCTTATTAGCCGTG GCCAAGGTGGGCAAAATCTTAGTGAAAACTGCTCAGAGAACCATGCGGAGTATTCTTCTCCTCAAA AGCTTGGAGGCCAATGTTTCTGGGGTAAAATACCAATTGATTCACTTGGTTCGTCTCTGGATTCTGTAACTTTAAGTTTGGGGCATACTGTGGAATTAACTTCAGAAATAAGTATGAACCCAGGTTTCATAGAG CCATCACTTCTTGAGCATGACAGTTGTTTGACATTTTGTTCTCTAAAGGCAAATGCTACA GGTTCATATAAACTAAAAGCAAGCATAGATGTACAAGAGGCTGGTGCAAGAGACATGCGTTTATCTCCTTACAATATTTACTCATATGATGATGTCCCACAGTCGTTACTACCAAAAATCATAAG GTTACGAACAGGCAATGTGCTCTTTAACTACAAGTACTACAAAAATTTGTACAAAAGCGAAg TTACAGAAGACTTTACTTGCTCTTTTTGCTTGGTACCATGTGGAAGCTTCAAG GGTCTGGAATGCCATTTAACCTCGTCGCATGACCTATTCCGCTACGAGTTCTGG GTATCTAAAGAGTACCAAGCTGTTAATGTTAGTCTGAAGATTGATACCAGGAGAGAAGAG CTTCTGACTGTTGCAGGAAATGATCCAGGCAGTAGAGTATTTTTCTACCG ATCATCAAGGTTTAAAAGGTGTAAAATATCAGAAACGACAACTGATAAGACGAAGGATGTATATCCACATATCACGGAATTAGGATCAGCTGGAATGACTGTGCCTGTGGACCAAGATATTGTGGAACCAAGATCACCACGAAATACAGTTCCTCCACCTGCACAAACGACTGAATCAGGATCGTCGAAAGATGCCCAGGACGGGTCTGTGGTGGATTATGTCCCAAAGGAAAATG GAATCAATGTACCAGAACGAACAGCTCTACAGTCTGATAGGGCAAGGAAGCTCCTGGTTGATCTAGATGACCCCAG TCATGCGCTGCTGAAAAAACGTGAGTTCTTCCATTCTCAGAAGGCACAG AGAATGGAGCTGGATGTACTTTACTCAGATCATGACAGTGAAGACGAACTTGATCATGACATCGCTGACTTCGAAGATAGGACG CTGCTTGGTGGTTTTTCTGATGTTGCAGAAGAGGAGAAGCGTATCATGCATATGTGGAATTCGTTTAAGCGGAGACAGAG GATATTAGCTGATGGTCATGTACCTTGGGCTTGCGAGGCATTCACCCATCAGCATGGACAGGAACTCGTGCAGAACCCTAGACTACGATG GTGCTGGCGGGTCCTTATGATCAAGCTCTGGAACCACGGCCTGCTGAACGGCCGCACCATGAACATCTGCAACAAAcatcttgaggtcttggaaagccaACGCGCGGACCCCAAGCAATCTTGA